A single window of Athene noctua chromosome 1, bAthNoc1.hap1.1, whole genome shotgun sequence DNA harbors:
- the ZFP36L2 gene encoding mRNA decay activator protein ZFP36L2 isoform X2, with the protein MSTTLLSAFYDIDFLCKTEKSLTNLSSMLDKKAVGTPVTPPSSSFAPGFLRRHSTSNLPALAGGSKFPSPTGSSSSSTSSSSSSSSSFGSLKETGSGGGGGGSSSPTALLNKENKFRDRSFSENGERSQHLMQQLQQQQQQQAAAAAAGKGGGSGGGGGAPINSTRYKTELCRPFEESGACKYGEKCQFAHGFHELRSLTRHPKYKTELCRTFHTIGFCPYGPRCHFIHNADERRPAPGGGSTGDLRAFAPRDHPLGGGGGGFGHPRGGERPKLHHSLSFSGFSAHHHQPPGGRLDAALLESPGGSRTPPPPASASFCEELLSPPCANNAFAFSGQELGSLIAPLALHTQNFAAAAAAAAAAAAYYRCQQQPPPPPPGGGCPPPPASPPFSFQPLRRLSESPVFDAPPSPPDSLSDRESYLSGSLSSGSLSGSESPSLDSGRRLPIFSRLSISDD; encoded by the exons ATGTCGACGACACTTTTATCTGCTTTCTACGACATTGACTTCTTGTGCAAG ACGGAGAAGTCCCTGACCAACCTCAGCAGCATGCTGGACAAGAAGGCCGTGGGGACCCCGgtgaccccccccagctccagcttCGCGCCGGGCTTCCTGCGGCGGCACTCGACCAGCAACCTGCCGGCACTGGCCGGCGGCTCCAAGTTCCCCAGCCCCACCGGCTCCAGCTCGTCGTCCACCTCCTCCTCGTCGTCGTCCTCCTCCTCGTTCGGCAGCCTGAAGGAGACGGGCtccggcggaggcggcggcggcagcagcagccccacggcCCTGCTCAACAAGGAGAACAAGTTCCGGGACCGCTCCTTCAGCGAGAACGGCGAGCGCAGCCAGCACCTcatgcagcagctccagcagcagcagcagcagcaggcggcggcggcggcggccggcaaggggggcggctccggcggcggcggcggggcccccaTCAACTCGACGCGCTACAAGACGGAGCTGTGCCGCCCCTTCGAGGAGAGCGGCGCCTGCAAGTACGGCGAGAAGTGCCAGTTCGCCCACGGCTTCCACGAGCTGCGCAGCCTCACCCGCCACCCCAAGTACAAGACCGAGCTCTGCCGCACCTTCCACACCATCGGCTTCTGCCCCTACGGCCCGCGCTGCCACTTCATCCACAACGCCGACGAGCGCCGCCCGGCGCCCGGCGG CGGCAGCACCGGCGATCTCCGCGCCTTCGCCCCCCGCGACCACCcgctgggcggcggcggcggcggcttcgGGCACCCGCGCGGCGGCGAGCGGCCCAAGCTGCATCACAGCCTGAGCTTCTCCGGCTTCTCcgcccaccaccacca gccccccggcggcCGCCTGGACGCCGCCCTGCTGGAGAGCCCCGGCGGGTCGCgcacgccgccgccgcccgcctccgccTCCTTCTGCGAGGAGCTGCTCTCGCCGCCCTGCGCCAACAACGCCTTCGCCTTCTCgggccaggagctgggcagccTCATCGCCCCGCTCGCCCTCCACACCCAGAActtcgccgccgccgccgccgcggctgccgccgccgccgcttacTACCgctgccagcagcagccgccgccgccgccgcccggcgggggctgcccgccgccccccgcctcgCCGCCCTTCAGCTTCCAGCCCCTCCGCCGCCTCTCCGAGTCGCCCGTCTTCGACGCGCCGCCCAGCCCCCCGGACTCCCTCTCCGACCGGGAGAGCTACCTGAGCGGCTCCCTCAGCTCCGGCTCCCTCAGCGGCTCCGAGTCGCCCAGCCTGGACTCGGGGCGCCGCCTGCCCATCTTCAGCCGCCTCTCCATCTCCGACGACTAG
- the ZFP36L2 gene encoding mRNA decay activator protein ZFP36L2 isoform X1, which yields MSTTLLSAFYDIDFLCKTEKSLTNLSSMLDKKAVGTPVTPPSSSFAPGFLRRHSTSNLPALAGGSKFPSPTGSSSSSTSSSSSSSSSFGSLKETGSGGGGGGSSSPTALLNKENKFRDRSFSENGERSQHLMQQLQQQQQQQAAAAAAGKGGGSGGGGGAPINSTRYKTELCRPFEESGACKYGEKCQFAHGFHELRSLTRHPKYKTELCRTFHTIGFCPYGPRCHFIHNADERRPAPGGGTAAPPSAAAAAGPHHHPHHPAPHPAGSTGDLRAFAPRDHPLGGGGGGFGHPRGGERPKLHHSLSFSGFSAHHHHQHHHHQQHHHPPHPHGAAPPPPPPPGGRLDAALLESPGGSRTPPPPASASFCEELLSPPCANNAFAFSGQELGSLIAPLALHTQNFAAAAAAAAAAAAYYRCQQQPPPPPPGGGCPPPPASPPFSFQPLRRLSESPVFDAPPSPPDSLSDRESYLSGSLSSGSLSGSESPSLDSGRRLPIFSRLSISDD from the exons ATGTCGACGACACTTTTATCTGCTTTCTACGACATTGACTTCTTGTGCAAG ACGGAGAAGTCCCTGACCAACCTCAGCAGCATGCTGGACAAGAAGGCCGTGGGGACCCCGgtgaccccccccagctccagcttCGCGCCGGGCTTCCTGCGGCGGCACTCGACCAGCAACCTGCCGGCACTGGCCGGCGGCTCCAAGTTCCCCAGCCCCACCGGCTCCAGCTCGTCGTCCACCTCCTCCTCGTCGTCGTCCTCCTCCTCGTTCGGCAGCCTGAAGGAGACGGGCtccggcggaggcggcggcggcagcagcagccccacggcCCTGCTCAACAAGGAGAACAAGTTCCGGGACCGCTCCTTCAGCGAGAACGGCGAGCGCAGCCAGCACCTcatgcagcagctccagcagcagcagcagcagcaggcggcggcggcggcggccggcaaggggggcggctccggcggcggcggcggggcccccaTCAACTCGACGCGCTACAAGACGGAGCTGTGCCGCCCCTTCGAGGAGAGCGGCGCCTGCAAGTACGGCGAGAAGTGCCAGTTCGCCCACGGCTTCCACGAGCTGCGCAGCCTCACCCGCCACCCCAAGTACAAGACCGAGCTCTGCCGCACCTTCCACACCATCGGCTTCTGCCCCTACGGCCCGCGCTGCCACTTCATCCACAACGCCGACGAGCGCCGCCCGGCGCCCGGCGGGGGCACGgccgccccccccagcgccgccgccgccgcggggccgcacCACCACCCGCACCACCCCGCCCCGCACCCCGCCGGCAGCACCGGCGATCTCCGCGCCTTCGCCCCCCGCGACCACCcgctgggcggcggcggcggcggcttcgGGCACCCGCGCGGCGGCGAGCGGCCCAAGCTGCATCACAGCCTGAGCTTCTCCGGCTTCTCcgcccaccaccaccaccagcaccaccaccaccagcagcaccaccaccccccgcacccccacggcgccgcccccccgccgccgccgccccccggcggcCGCCTGGACGCCGCCCTGCTGGAGAGCCCCGGCGGGTCGCgcacgccgccgccgcccgcctccgccTCCTTCTGCGAGGAGCTGCTCTCGCCGCCCTGCGCCAACAACGCCTTCGCCTTCTCgggccaggagctgggcagccTCATCGCCCCGCTCGCCCTCCACACCCAGAActtcgccgccgccgccgccgcggctgccgccgccgccgcttacTACCgctgccagcagcagccgccgccgccgccgcccggcgggggctgcccgccgccccccgcctcgCCGCCCTTCAGCTTCCAGCCCCTCCGCCGCCTCTCCGAGTCGCCCGTCTTCGACGCGCCGCCCAGCCCCCCGGACTCCCTCTCCGACCGGGAGAGCTACCTGAGCGGCTCCCTCAGCTCCGGCTCCCTCAGCGGCTCCGAGTCGCCCAGCCTGGACTCGGGGCGCCGCCTGCCCATCTTCAGCCGCCTCTCCATCTCCGACGACTAG